From a region of the Kwoniella mangroviensis CBS 8507 chromosome 1 map unlocalized Ctg01, whole genome shotgun sequence genome:
- a CDS encoding methionine aminopeptidase, type II, with protein sequence MAPVAVPTLEDLSISEKKEEKKPDVVDNEDEEGDEEDDVEGDDAPESGDAKKKKKKKKSKKKKSATVTQSEPPRVGLSKIYKNGVYPIAEEVEYKNDTTSRITSAEMREKERLAQEDPSTRYSNIRKGGEVHRQVRSYVQKNIKPGMKMTEIAEMVENGTRALVEENGFESGIGFPTGLSVNEVAAHYTPNPGDNKILQKGDVLKVDFGVHVNGRIVDSAFTMNFGDPSWDKLLEAVKDATNTGISEAGIDVRLCDIGERIQEVMESYEVEVNGKTYPVKSMTNLNGHSITPYSIHGARGDLPGKSVPIVKQHGSNIDTQRMEEGEYFAIETFGSTGNGRVEEQGACSHYALAQHAPERYTGHHQSAKTLLASIKRNFGSLPFCRRYLEHVGEKNYLLALNTLVKEGIVLDYPPLVDLKPGAMTAQFEHTILLRPTCKEVVSRGDDY encoded by the exons ATGGCTCCGGTCGCTGTACCAACTCTAGAGGATTTGAGTATatcggagaagaaggaagagaagaaacctgATGTGGTagataacgaagatgaagaaggagacgaggaagatgatgtagaaggtgatgatgcaCCTGAATCAGGAG ATGCtaagaaaaagaagaagaagaagaagt cgaagaagaagaaatctgcTACCGTCACTCAATCTGAACCACCTCGAGTCGGATTGAGTAAGATATACAAGAACGGTGTATACCCCATAGCCGAGGAAGTGGAATACAAGAATGA TACGACATCTCGAATAACATCCGccgagatgagggagaaagaaCGTCTAGCTCAAGAAGACCCTTCGACCCGATACTCAAATATAcgtaaaggtggtgaagtTCATCGACAAGTCCGTTCATATGTACAGAAAAACATCAAACCAGGTATGAAGATGACTGAAATTGCCGAAATGGTCGAGAACGGTACGAGAGcgttggtggaggagaacGGATTCGAGAGTGGGATAGGGTTCCCAACGGGTTTGAGTGTGAATGAAGTTGCTGCTCACTATACACCTAATCCTGGAGATAacaaga TACTGCAGAAAGGGGATGTCTTGAAGGTAGATTTCGGTGTACATGTGAATGGTCGAATTGTCGATTCGGCATTCACTATGAATTTTGGTGATCCATCTTGGGACAAGTTGTTAGAAGCTGTGAAGGATGCCACAAATACAGGTATAAGT GAAGCCGGTATTGATGTGCGATTATGCGATATTGGAGAACGTATACAGGAAGTGATGGAATCTTACGAAGTAGAAGTGAACGGTAAAACATATCCTGTCAAATCGATGACCAACCTCAACGGTCACTCGATAACACCATACAGTATCCACGGAGCGAGAGGTGATCTACCAGGGAAATCAGTACCGATCGTTAAACAGCATGGATCGAATATAGATACTCAGcgaatggaagaaggagaatattTCGCAATTGAGACATTTGGTTCGACTGGTAAtggaagagtggaagaacaaggtgcTTGTTCACATTACGCTTTGGCTCAGCACGCTCCTGAAAGATATACTGGACA CCATCAATCTGCTAAAACCCTTTTGGcttcgatcaagaggaattTCGGCTCCCTACCTTTCTGCAGAAGGTATCTTGAACATGTAGGAGAGAAAAACTACTTGCTTGCT TTGAATACATTGGTAAAAGAGGGAATCGTTTTGGATTACCCACCTTTAGTCGACTTGAAGCCTGGTGCTATGACTGCTCAATTT GAACATACTATCCTATTGAGACCCACATGTAAAGAAGTCGTCTCCAGAGGTGATGATTATTAG